In Paraglaciecola sp. T6c, the sequence AGCGTAAATCACCCGACAAGGCAATATCGCGCACTGGCGCTTTTTGCTCGTCCTCGGCCCACACTTTTATGGTCCAAGCGCCGTATACAATGCCAGCGAGCAATAACAACAAGAACAGCATTCCACCGATAAATCGGTAGTTGGGTTGCTCAGTCGTTACCTTCGCTTCGCTGGTCATAGCAATTAACCTGCCGTTGCCAACACAGCTAAGGAAAGTTGCTCAAAGCTCAACCCTGCTTGCTTGGCCGCTAAAGGCACTAAACTCTTTTCCGTCATACCCGGTACTGTGTTCGCTTCTAGTAAATAAAACTGCCCCAACATATCCTGCATAAAATCTACTCTTCCCCAACCTGAGCCTGCGACGGCATCGAATGCGTCCAACGCAAGACGCGCTAACAGCCCTTCTTGTTCCGCAGGCAAACCGCTAGGGCAAAAATACTCAGTCGTATTAGACTGGTACTTAGCCTCATAGTCATAAAAGTCTCGTGGGGTCGACATACTGATCGAGGGCATCGCTTCACCATTTAATAGGCTAACGGTGTACTCTGAACCTTGGATGAATTGCTCCAACAACACTTTATCGTCATATTCAAAAGCCTGTTGGATCGCTGCGGCGAGTTGTTGCGCATTTGACACTTTGGCCATGCCGATACTCGAACCTTCTTGAGCAGGCTTGACCATAACCAGATCTCCTAAGCGGGACATTATATCGCTGCAGTTCGCGGCATTAAAGTCTCTTTTATCCGCAATTTCGTAATTGGCTGTTGGGAGTCCCAGACTCTGCCACACCTGTTTACTGCGTATTTTATCCATGCATAAGGCAGAACCTAAGACGCCCGTACCGGTATAAGGCATGTTCATTTGCTGTAATGCGCCTTGTAGCGAGCCGTCTTCACCGCCACGGCCATGAAGCATGATCAACACGCGATCAAATTTCTGTTCCACAAGTTGATGTAGCTCAGACTCAGCAGGATCAAAGCCATGGGCGTTTACACCAGCGCTGATCAATGCGCTAAGCACAGCTTGCCCTGAGCGCAGGGATACTTCACGCTCGGCAGAGCGCCCGCCAAACATCACGGCGACCTTTCCAAAGCGTGCAATATCTATTGCACTAGTGTGTGTTGCGTTCGCCAGAGTCACTTTGACCACCCGGTACGCAACGCGCCCTTGTCTAACTTCATTTCTTGTAGCTCTTTGGCAATTTGGCCAATATTGCCAGCACCTTGGGTCAACAAAATATCTTGGTCTTTTAGGTTGTCTGCCAATAACTTAGGTAATTCGTTTTTGTCTGCTACATAAATGGGTTCAAGTTGACCACGTTGACGCATAGAACGGCACAGGGATTTACTGTCTGCCCCTTCTATTTTTTCTTCACCAGCGGAATACACATCAAGGAGCAACAGCACGTCTACTTGTGATAATACGCGCACAAAATCTTCGTACAGATCACGGGTTCGTGAATAGCGATGAGGCTGATAAGCCATAACGAGTCGTCTGTCAGGCCAATTATTACGCGCTACCGCTATGGTCGCTTCAACTTCAGTGGGATGATGACCGTAATCATCAACCAGCAGCACGTCGCCCTCGCCTGTGGCAAATTCGCCCAACATTTCAAAGCGACGGCCAATGCCAGAGAAATTCGCTAACGCGGCTGTGATTGCAGCATCTTCAATATTTTCATCCGTTGCCACGGCAATAGCAGCAAGAGCGTTAAGTACGTTGTGCTTCCCTGGCGCATTGACCACAACTTGTATGTCTTGGTGATCTTTGCGCTTTAAAGTGAATTCACTTTGATTAAATGTGTGCTTAACATGAGTCGCACGCACATCCGCGACTTCGCTGTAGCCATAGGTCAGGTATTTACGTTTTATGCGAGGGAGTAATTGCGTGATCACCGGATCATCAATGCACAACACGGCTAAACCGTAAAAAGGTAGGTTGTGAAGAAAGTCAATGTAGGTGTCTTGCATCTTTTGGAAGTCACCTTGGTAAGTTTCCATGTGATCAGGCTCAATATTCGTGACCACAGACACCATAGGTTGAAGATGCACGAAGGACGCATCACTTTCGTCTGCTTCTGCAATAAGGTACTGACTCGAACCCAATCTAGCATTCGTGCCTGCACTATTAAGTAAGCCACCAATAACAAAGGTAGGATCAAGCTCTGCTTGAGCAAAAATAGTCGCTATCAAGCTAGTCGTCGTTGTTTTGCCGTGCGTTCCCGCGATGGCAATGCCATGTCTAAAACGCATTAATTCCGCTAGCATTTCTGCTCGGCGAATAACAGGAATACGCATTTCGTTGGCGGCGTTTACTTCTGGGTTAGTTGGGTCAATCGCACTGGACACCACTACCACATTGGCTTTCTCAACATTACTCGCTTGATGTCCAAAGAAAATAGTTGCCCCAAGGCCTGACAAGCGATCTGTCATTCCATTGGCTTGACGGTCAGAGCCGGATACCTGGTAACCTTCGTTTAATAACACTTCAGCAATACCACCCATGCCAGCACCGCCGATACCCACAAAGTGAATATTTTTAATTCGGCGCATCTCTGGCACATGGTAATGAACTTTATCGGGTGCGATCATTGCGCTTTCTCCACTAACAACTGGCAGCAATGAGTGACTCGTTGTACTGCATCTAATCTCGCTAACTTTCGGGCCTTGTTACCCATTTCCACTAGCATGTTTGGTTGTGCAAGACAGGCTTCTAACAATGAAGTTAACCCGCCTTGTACTAATTCATTTTGCGCCAACAAATAGCCTGCTTCATGCTCGACTAACGTTTGCGCGTTTTTGGTTTGATGATCGTCCACAGCATGGGGCAAAGGCACGAAAATAGCTGCCACACCGGATGCCGCTACCTCAGCCACGGTCAAAGCGCCAGCTCGGCATATCACCAAATCAGCCCATTGATAGGCCTGTGGCATATCCTCTACAAATTCATCCACCTGCCAATCACCGCTGTCGCCTAATTGATTTTGGTACAATTGGGTGACTGAGTCTAAATGGCCTTTTCCACATTGGTGGCGTACTTTAATTTCATTCTGCTTCGCTAACGCTAGAGGGACATTCTCATTCAACGCTTTCGCCCCTAAGCTTCCACCGAGAATAAGGACATTTGTAGCGCGGCTAATACCGGATATTTGCTTGGGCATAATTGTGGCAAAGCCCGCGCGCACTGGATTCCCTACCCATTGATATTTTGCGGAATCACTTACGTCTTGCCCCTGACGGTCTGCTGTTTTTTGCGCATCGAATGTACCAGCAAATCCTGTCAGTACTTTATTCGCAATTCGGGCGAGTAATCTATTGGTCATACCTGGCGCTGCGTTTTGCTCATGTAAGACCAAAGGTTTGCCCATTAGCCAAGCTGCTACGCCGCCCGGGCCACTAGCAAAACCGCCCATACCGATCACAACATCGGGCTTAACCTGTTTGATAACACCCCTTGCTTGGATAACCGCTTTGATGATTTTGAACGGCGCCGCTAGCAAGCGCACTAATCCGTTACCACGCACACCAGCGATATCAATAAAACTGATTTCAAACCCAGCCTTGGGCACTAGGTCTGCTTCCATTCGCTGCGCGGTGCCAAGCCAATGGATATGCCAATTCTGTTCTTTGAGTGCCTGTGCCACAGCAAGACCAGGAAAGACATGCCCCCCGGTACCACCAGCCATCACAAGCAAGGTATGCGTCATAACAGAGTCAGATGCAATTCGATTAGACATAGCCATCCTCCTGCTCTTCGTCCTTGCCACGCGGGGTTTTACTGGTGCTTTTGCTAGCACGTTTGGTTTGATGGCTTACTGTTTGCGCAGATTCGTCTTGGGCAAAGTCATCCATGATAGAATCGATATCTTGTTCTTCGTCTTGCACGTCATCGACGACGGCGTAAGCCACATCATCAAGCACAGTAGAGACTTTTTTCTTACCTGCACTACTGGCTGTTTTCGGTTTGTTTTTTCTGCTGCTCGATGTAGACGCTTTCGCTTTGCCGCTTCGGTCGATGGCTTGAATACCTTCAACGCGCATTTCAAAATCGATACGCACCAATAAACCCACTGCTGCAGCCATAATAATCAAACTAGAGCCGCCGTAACTTAATAGCGGGAACGTAAGGCCTTTAGTGGGCAAAATACCGGCACTCGCGCCCACGTTCACTGCGGTTTGAAAGCTAAACCAAATACCAATGGAGTACGCAAGATAGGCATCAAAAGGACGTTCATTTTGCAGTGCTTTGCTACCCATTTTCATGGCTTTGAGCACTATGCATAGCATAAGTGCCAGCACCGTTAGCACTCCAGCGAAACCAAGCTCTTCTGCTAAGATAGCCATGATAAAATCAGTGTGTGCTTCAGGTAAGTATTCCAACTTTTGTAAACTGTTGCCTAGGCCTTGTCCAAATACATCGCCACGTCCATAGGCCATCAGGGACTGAGTTAACTGGTAACCGCTGCCAAATGGGTCGGCCCAAGGATCTAAAAAGGAGGTAATTCGTTTCATGCGATATTCTTCGAACATGATCAAGAAGGTCACTGCTGCGCCGCCGGTAAACGCCAAGCCAAAGAACTGCCACAGTTTAGCCCCCGCCAAAAACAGTAACCCAATAGTGGTGCATAGCATGACCACAACGGTACCTAAATCAGGTTGAAGTAGCAGCAGTACAGCAAAGGCAAAGAACACCACTAACGGCTTCGCAAAGCCCTTAATGTTTTCAGTCACTTCCTCATAACGCCTAACCAAGTACCCCGCTAGATAGCAGAAAAAGAATAACTTAGCGGGTTCGGCCGCTTGAATAGTAATGGGTCCTATCGCTAGCCAACGAGTACTGCCATTGACACTGCGCCCTACTAATAAGACGGCAATCAACAGCACCAGACCTAACAGCAATAACCAAGCATTACTGGTGCGCCACCACTGCATCGGGATCTGCATCACGGTTAAGGCCGCACCAATCGCCAATACGATATAGATGCCATGGCGGATAGCAAAATGAAACGGGTTGTCAAACAAACGAGACGCCACCGGCATAGACGCAGACGTCACAATAACCAAGCCAATCGCCATTAACGACAGCGCCAGTAAAATCAAGCTCACATCGTAAGGGCGAACCACCGCTGGGGCAGCATCATGTCGCTGAGCAAACATAGCGCGAAGAGGCGTCGCGAAAGTCGATGTGTTCATCGCTGACCTCCTTGCTTAGCTACCAGAGTGTTTACCGCTTTTACGAATAAGTCGCCGCGTTGCTGATAGTTTTTAAACATATCCAAGCTAGCGCAAGCAGGTGACAGCAACACGGTCGCGTCGCCCTCTGCTAACGTAGCAGCCAATTGCACTGCATCGTCTAAGGTTGCAACCTGATGGCTGTTTGCCTTTAATTCAGCCAACTTAGGACCATCTTTACCTAGGGTAATTAACTCATTTACTTGTACGTTGAACCGCTCTTCCAGTGGCGAGAAATCAGCTCCTTTCCCGTCGCCACCCGCGATAAGGATCAATTTGCCTTTACAGGTCGGTGATAGGCCATCGATGGCGGCAATAGTGGCGCCAACGTTGGTTGCTTTGGAATCATTTATCCAACGCACATGATGACTCACCGCCACGGTTTGACAGCGATGTGCCAGACCTGCAAAGCTGGTTGCTGCAAGCTTAATGGCAGTAAGATCAATACCCGCCAACATCGCCATGGCAGTGGCAGCTTGAATATTGAGCATATTATGCTCGCCTACCAACATGCAGGCATGGCTATCAAGGAAGTCTTTACCGTCCAGTAAAATATGCGCGGTGTCTTTATTCCAGCTCAGGCCACGTTCGCTGCTACTCAAACCAAACATGACATCAGGATTAATCGTCATAGGCCATGTGGCAGCGTCGTCACGGTTACACACGCTGAATCGTGCATCGCGATATATCCGCAGTTTTGCGCGCTGATAGCTCAGCATATCTCCGTGGCGATCCAAATGATCATCACTGAGATTTAACATGCAAGCCACGTGAGGGCGCAAGGTATAGGTGGTTTCCAGCTGAAAGCTCGATAGCTCTAAAACAATAATGTCAGCGTCTTTTTCTAACAATTCGAGGGCAGGAATACCAATATTCCCCCCTAATAACGCTTTTTTACCTGCCGCTAAACACATCTCGTAGGCAAGTGTTGCCACCGTAGATTTACCATTAGAGCCGGTAACCGCTAATACAGGTGTATTGTTGAACATGGCGAACAGTTCGATGTCGCCAATTACCTGCACGCCCGCGTCAATGGCGGCATTGATGGCCGGTGTTTTCAAACTCAAACCTGGGCTGACTACCAGCATGTCTGCGGCGCACAAACGGGCGCTATCCAGTTCACCGAGAAACACAGGAACGGATACACTGACTTCCAAATCTGCACGGGTATCCACTGCGCTCACATTGGCACCTTTAGCGACTAAAAATCTCACGCAGGACAAACCGGTCAAACCGAGTCCAACTACGATGATATTTTTATTTGCTAATGGATTAGCAGCCATTTAACGCAATATCCTTTAACGTAATTTCAAGGTGGCTAAGCCAACCAAGACTAAAATGATGGAGATGATCCAGAATCGCACGATAACGCGAGGCTCTGGCCAGCCTTTTAATTCATAGTGGTGGTGGATTGGCGCCATTCTGAAAATCCGTTGGCCGCGCAATTTAAATGATCCCACCTGCAAAATAACTGAGAGCGTTTCCACCACAAATACGCCGCCCATGATCACCAGTACGATTTCTTGACGCACTAACACAGCGATGATCCCTAGCGTGCCGCCAAGTGCCAGTGAGCCAACATCGCCCATGAACACCATGGCTGGGTAAGTGTTGAACCACAAAAAGCCAAGGCCCGCGCCGACAATGGCCGTGCATACAATCACCAGTTCACTGGTCAAGGGTAAATACGGAATATTCAGGTAAGCGGAAAAGTTAATGTTACCTGTGGTGTAAGCAAAAATCGCGAATGCACCAGCCACTAGCACAGTAGGCACGATAGCTAAGCCATCTAAACCGTCAGTTAGATTGACCGCATTACTGGTGCCGACAATCACAAAATAAGTCATCACAACGAAGAACATGCCCATTTGCGGCATCACATCTTTGAAAAATGGCACGAGCAAGGCAGTTTCAGCTGGGTCTTGCTGGCTGGCGTATAAATACAAGGCGACACCAATAGCAATAACCGACTGCCAAAAATACTTCCAGCGCGCAATCAAGCCTTTCGGGTCTTTACGCACGACCTTACGGTAGTCATCAATAAAGCCGATAATGCCGTAACCGACAACGACACTTAACGTGACCCAAACATAGCGATTGGTTAAGTCTGCCCATAACAGTACACTTACCACAATCGCCGCCAAAATCAGTAAGCCACCCATAGTAGGTGTGCCTGATTTGGCCAGATGAGATTGAGGGCCGTCATCACGCACCGTTTGACCAATTTGCATGGTTTGCAACCAACGGATCATCCGCGGGCCAATTAAAACGGCGATTAACAGGGCCGTTAGCGTGCTCAAAATGGCACGAAGCGTCAGATACGAGAAGACCCTAAAGCTTGGCTCAAACTGTTGTAGCCAATCGGCCAGTAGCATCAACATGCCATTAGCTCCCTAAAGCGTTCAAACTTTCCCACGGGGGATGCCTCCAAAGCTTCCACTACCAACTCCATACGCGCACTACGGGAGCCCTTTACTAAAATGCTGATATCTCGTTTCTCCGCTGCTAAATGCTCGGCTAATGCCGCGACTAATTTGTCTTTATCACTAAAATGGTAACCGCTCTTTTGATACACATCGCTGGCGCTTTGACTGAGCACGCCAAGAGTGTACAAGTCGTCTATGCCCTTTTCTTTGGCATATTCCCCTACTTGCTGATGATAAAAGCGTGCTCGCTCTCCTAGTTCAGCCATATCGCCTAGCACTAGAATTTTGCGCCCAGCAAAGCTGCCAAGTAAATCAATGGCTGCGTTTACAGAGGCCACGTTAGCGTTGTATGTGTCATCAAGTACTTTAACTTGACCGCTTAGCTGCTTAACTTGTAAGCGACCACTTACTTGTGCCATGTACTGCAACCCAGCTTGCACATCTTGTAAGTTAGCACCTACTTCTATCGCCAATGCAGCAGAAACTAAGGCATTGCTGACGTTATGAATACCAGGCAAAGGCAAAGTGATGGACACCTTACCGATGGGCGTGACCATCAGAAAGTCTGCGCAACCACTTAAACCAAGTACGACATCCTGTGCGTAATAGTCGGCTTCACCTTGGGTCGAAAAACGCTGATTACGTAGATGTTCATACTTACCGTGCCAGAACGCGTAGAATTGGCTGTCGGCGTTGAAAATAGCTAGCCCGTCTTTTCCTAACCCTTTGAAAATTTCACTTTTAGCGCGTGCCACACCTAATAAGCTACCGAATCCTTCAAGGTGGGCAGCAGCAGCGTTAACGATTGTAGCCACATCTGGCTTTACCAACTCAGTGGTATAAGCAATTTCCCCAAGATGGTTAGCACCTAACTCAACCACGGCGAACTCGTGCTGCGCTTCAAGACGCAATAAGGTAAGAGGCACACCAATATCGTTGTTGAAATTGCCCTTCGTGGCGAGCACTTTACCGCGCCGAGATAAAATAGCAGCAACCATTTCTTTGACTGTGGTTTTGCCACTGCTACCGGTTATAGCCACCGTCTTTGGTGCTACCTCACGCTTTACTGCCTGTCCCAATAGTCCCAGAGCGGCTTTGGTATCACTAACTAATATTTGGGCTAACGGGGTCTCCACTTGACGGCTAACAACTACCGCTATTGCCCCACTTGTTTGAGCCTGTTCGATAAATTTATGGCCATCGAAATTTGGTCCGCTCAAGGCAATAAATAAATCATCTGAATTTATATGACGCGTGTCAGTGCTGACACCCTGAATTATGGCGTCTTCAGCAATACTGTTTTCACTGCGAATAATTTCGCCCTGCACTTGCTGCGCAATCCACGCCAATGAAACCGGGATCATGTGATGTTCCTCTCAAACATTTGTTGTACGTATTCACGCTCGTCGTAAGCAACCGTTTGGTTGCCAATAATTTGGTAATCTTCGTGGCCTTTACCTGCCACTAAAATGATGTCATTCGCTGTCGCGTTCAATACGGCTTGTTCAATAGCCGCCTTGCGGTCAAGTACCACCTGCACTTTTTCTGGGTGTACACAGCCACTTAGAATATCGGTAGCAATCGCGGTGGGATCTTCCGAACGACTGTTGTCATTGGTAATGGTCATGTCATCTGCGTAGGTTTCAGCGACCTCTCCCATCAAAGAGCGTTTACCTGTGTCTCTGTCGCCACCGCACCCAAAAATAACCGACAAACGCCCTTGGCTATGTTGGCGAAGCGCCACTAACGCTTGCTTTAAGGCATCTGGCGTATGGGCGTAATCTACTACCACGGTAGGCGAGTTGTCCCCACCAAAACGCTCCATGCGACCGGTGACCGGCACCAACAAATGCGCATGCTTAGCGATATCATTTAGCGACTCACCTAGGCATAACTGACTCGCTATTGCAGCCAGTGCGTTAAAAATGTTAAAGCGCCCTAGTAGAGACAATTGAATGTCACATTCACCCCATGAGCTCACCAATTTAAATCGGCACCCTTGGTTCGAATACACGACATCCTTGGCTAAACATTGATGCTCAGCGTCCGTTAGCATTAAGCTCTCGTCAGCGATCCCGTAAATAACAGGCGTTACCGCTGAAGGTAATTGCGCCAGCCAATGCTTGCTCTCAATTTCATTCCCGTTGAGTACCGCGAATCTTAGCTCAGGTTGCTTCAATAACTCGCGTTTAGCTTGGGCGTAGGCTTGCATAGTGCCGTGATAATCGAGGTGGTCTCGCGTTAAGTTCGTCAACACAGCCACATCTGTTTTAAGCGCAGCAACGCGTTGTTGTACTAATGCATGAGAAGACACTTCAAGGGCGACTTGTTTAACCTGATCTTGTGCAAATTGCGCCATCAATTTATGCATGCTGATAGCGTCTGGCGTGGTGTTCGCCGTTTCATTATGCGATGCGCATGCCCCTGATTGGTCAATCACACCCGAGCCTAATGTGCCAATTGACGCGGCGCGCTTGTTAAGTAGCGCTGCCAATTGACTGGTTAATTGTACTGTCGATGTCTTGCCGTTGGTGCCCGTCACGCCAATCACTTGTATGGACTTGGCTGGGTAACCATAAAATGCAGCCGCAAGTGCGGATAACTGAGCAGATAAGTCATAAAAGCTGATGATTAACGATTGCTCGCGCATACTCGTATGCCCGTGCTCTGCTTGGGTTTCGCACTCGGCTATGATGACCTTTGCGCCTAAGCTAATCGCTTGAGGAATGAAATCTCGCCCGTCACGTACATGGCCTTTGAGCGCAATAAATGCACTGTGAATAGCCACATCACGGCTATCAAGCACCAAAGATTCAATCGTAATGTCCCCGGCCTGAATACCAAATTCTAACAGTAGCGGTTTTATACTCTGCGCTGTTTTTGAATGAGCCCGCTTTAATTGAGCTTGCTTTAATTGAGCTTGGTTAGTTTGCACTTGTTTGCTATCCAGCATGAGACGCTCCCGTAATTGAGGCCAGTGAAGACACTGATTTGTCATCGGGGGGAACGTTTAACATTTGCAAACTATTAGACATAATTTTTGAGAACACAGGCGCTGCGGTATCACCCGCATAATATAAGTCACCGCGGGGTTCGTTGATCAGTACCACTACCGCAAGTTGCGGGTCAGATACAGGCGCCACACCAGCGAAAATACTGACGTACTCTTCGCCGTAACCACCAGCGACCGCTTTTCGACTGGTGCCCGTTTTGCCTGCTACGCGATAACCAGGAACACGCGCTTTCGTGCCTGAGCCGCCTTCATTGACAACACTTTCCATCATGGTCAGTACTTCATGAGCGATGTCCTCGCTGAGTACTCGCTCTTCGGGCGCTTTTTGCTCACTCTTTATCACGCTAAGCGGGCGTTTAATGCCGCCACTGCCCAATACACTATACATTCTGGCTAGCTGGGCTGTGGTCACCGACAAGCCATAACCAAATGATAAGGTGGATAATTCAAACTCTGACCAGCGGCTGCGATCGTGAAATATACCGCTACTTTCACCAATAAGGTTCGAGCCTGTGTCGCTCATTAACCCCATGTTGTAATACTGATCTATCAAGAATTGCTTTGGCACAGATAAAGCCAACTTTGAGGTGCCCATATTACTCGATTTACGAATGATCCCGGTTAAATCCAACTCACCGTAGTTACGAGAATCTCGCAC encodes:
- a CDS encoding D-alanine--D-alanine ligase, with the translated sequence MTLANATHTSAIDIARFGKVAVMFGGRSAEREVSLRSGQAVLSALISAGVNAHGFDPAESELHQLVEQKFDRVLIMLHGRGGEDGSLQGALQQMNMPYTGTGVLGSALCMDKIRSKQVWQSLGLPTANYEIADKRDFNAANCSDIMSRLGDLVMVKPAQEGSSIGMAKVSNAQQLAAAIQQAFEYDDKVLLEQFIQGSEYTVSLLNGEAMPSISMSTPRDFYDYEAKYQSNTTEYFCPSGLPAEQEGLLARLALDAFDAVAGSGWGRVDFMQDMLGQFYLLEANTVPGMTEKSLVPLAAKQAGLSFEQLSLAVLATAG
- the murC gene encoding UDP-N-acetylmuramate--L-alanine ligase, producing the protein MIAPDKVHYHVPEMRRIKNIHFVGIGGAGMGGIAEVLLNEGYQVSGSDRQANGMTDRLSGLGATIFFGHQASNVEKANVVVVSSAIDPTNPEVNAANEMRIPVIRRAEMLAELMRFRHGIAIAGTHGKTTTTSLIATIFAQAELDPTFVIGGLLNSAGTNARLGSSQYLIAEADESDASFVHLQPMVSVVTNIEPDHMETYQGDFQKMQDTYIDFLHNLPFYGLAVLCIDDPVITQLLPRIKRKYLTYGYSEVADVRATHVKHTFNQSEFTLKRKDHQDIQVVVNAPGKHNVLNALAAIAVATDENIEDAAITAALANFSGIGRRFEMLGEFATGEGDVLLVDDYGHHPTEVEATIAVARNNWPDRRLVMAYQPHRYSRTRDLYEDFVRVLSQVDVLLLLDVYSAGEEKIEGADSKSLCRSMRQRGQLEPIYVADKNELPKLLADNLKDQDILLTQGAGNIGQIAKELQEMKLDKGALRTGWSK
- the murG gene encoding undecaprenyldiphospho-muramoylpentapeptide beta-N-acetylglucosaminyltransferase, which gives rise to MSNRIASDSVMTHTLLVMAGGTGGHVFPGLAVAQALKEQNWHIHWLGTAQRMEADLVPKAGFEISFIDIAGVRGNGLVRLLAAPFKIIKAVIQARGVIKQVKPDVVIGMGGFASGPGGVAAWLMGKPLVLHEQNAAPGMTNRLLARIANKVLTGFAGTFDAQKTADRQGQDVSDSAKYQWVGNPVRAGFATIMPKQISGISRATNVLILGGSLGAKALNENVPLALAKQNEIKVRHQCGKGHLDSVTQLYQNQLGDSGDWQVDEFVEDMPQAYQWADLVICRAGALTVAEVAASGVAAIFVPLPHAVDDHQTKNAQTLVEHEAGYLLAQNELVQGGLTSLLEACLAQPNMLVEMGNKARKLARLDAVQRVTHCCQLLVEKAQ
- the ftsW gene encoding cell division protein FtsW, with product MNTSTFATPLRAMFAQRHDAAPAVVRPYDVSLILLALSLMAIGLVIVTSASMPVASRLFDNPFHFAIRHGIYIVLAIGAALTVMQIPMQWWRTSNAWLLLLGLVLLIAVLLVGRSVNGSTRWLAIGPITIQAAEPAKLFFFCYLAGYLVRRYEEVTENIKGFAKPLVVFFAFAVLLLLQPDLGTVVVMLCTTIGLLFLAGAKLWQFFGLAFTGGAAVTFLIMFEEYRMKRITSFLDPWADPFGSGYQLTQSLMAYGRGDVFGQGLGNSLQKLEYLPEAHTDFIMAILAEELGFAGVLTVLALMLCIVLKAMKMGSKALQNERPFDAYLAYSIGIWFSFQTAVNVGASAGILPTKGLTFPLLSYGGSSLIIMAAAVGLLVRIDFEMRVEGIQAIDRSGKAKASTSSSRKNKPKTASSAGKKKVSTVLDDVAYAVVDDVQDEEQDIDSIMDDFAQDESAQTVSHQTKRASKSTSKTPRGKDEEQEDGYV
- the murD gene encoding UDP-N-acetylmuramoyl-L-alanine--D-glutamate ligase produces the protein MAANPLANKNIIVVGLGLTGLSCVRFLVAKGANVSAVDTRADLEVSVSVPVFLGELDSARLCAADMLVVSPGLSLKTPAINAAIDAGVQVIGDIELFAMFNNTPVLAVTGSNGKSTVATLAYEMCLAAGKKALLGGNIGIPALELLEKDADIIVLELSSFQLETTYTLRPHVACMLNLSDDHLDRHGDMLSYQRAKLRIYRDARFSVCNRDDAATWPMTINPDVMFGLSSSERGLSWNKDTAHILLDGKDFLDSHACMLVGEHNMLNIQAATAMAMLAGIDLTAIKLAATSFAGLAHRCQTVAVSHHVRWINDSKATNVGATIAAIDGLSPTCKGKLILIAGGDGKGADFSPLEERFNVQVNELITLGKDGPKLAELKANSHQVATLDDAVQLAATLAEGDATVLLSPACASLDMFKNYQQRGDLFVKAVNTLVAKQGGQR
- the mraY gene encoding phospho-N-acetylmuramoyl-pentapeptide-transferase → MLMLLADWLQQFEPSFRVFSYLTLRAILSTLTALLIAVLIGPRMIRWLQTMQIGQTVRDDGPQSHLAKSGTPTMGGLLILAAIVVSVLLWADLTNRYVWVTLSVVVGYGIIGFIDDYRKVVRKDPKGLIARWKYFWQSVIAIGVALYLYASQQDPAETALLVPFFKDVMPQMGMFFVVMTYFVIVGTSNAVNLTDGLDGLAIVPTVLVAGAFAIFAYTTGNINFSAYLNIPYLPLTSELVIVCTAIVGAGLGFLWFNTYPAMVFMGDVGSLALGGTLGIIAVLVRQEIVLVIMGGVFVVETLSVILQVGSFKLRGQRIFRMAPIHHHYELKGWPEPRVIVRFWIISIILVLVGLATLKLR
- the murF gene encoding UDP-N-acetylmuramoyl-tripeptide--D-alanyl-D-alanine ligase codes for the protein MIPVSLAWIAQQVQGEIIRSENSIAEDAIIQGVSTDTRHINSDDLFIALSGPNFDGHKFIEQAQTSGAIAVVVSRQVETPLAQILVSDTKAALGLLGQAVKREVAPKTVAITGSSGKTTVKEMVAAILSRRGKVLATKGNFNNDIGVPLTLLRLEAQHEFAVVELGANHLGEIAYTTELVKPDVATIVNAAAAHLEGFGSLLGVARAKSEIFKGLGKDGLAIFNADSQFYAFWHGKYEHLRNQRFSTQGEADYYAQDVVLGLSGCADFLMVTPIGKVSITLPLPGIHNVSNALVSAALAIEVGANLQDVQAGLQYMAQVSGRLQVKQLSGQVKVLDDTYNANVASVNAAIDLLGSFAGRKILVLGDMAELGERARFYHQQVGEYAKEKGIDDLYTLGVLSQSASDVYQKSGYHFSDKDKLVAALAEHLAAEKRDISILVKGSRSARMELVVEALEASPVGKFERFRELMAC
- a CDS encoding UDP-N-acetylmuramoyl-L-alanyl-D-glutamate--2,6-diaminopimelate ligase; translation: MLDSKQVQTNQAQLKQAQLKRAHSKTAQSIKPLLLEFGIQAGDITIESLVLDSRDVAIHSAFIALKGHVRDGRDFIPQAISLGAKVIIAECETQAEHGHTSMREQSLIISFYDLSAQLSALAAAFYGYPAKSIQVIGVTGTNGKTSTVQLTSQLAALLNKRAASIGTLGSGVIDQSGACASHNETANTTPDAISMHKLMAQFAQDQVKQVALEVSSHALVQQRVAALKTDVAVLTNLTRDHLDYHGTMQAYAQAKRELLKQPELRFAVLNGNEIESKHWLAQLPSAVTPVIYGIADESLMLTDAEHQCLAKDVVYSNQGCRFKLVSSWGECDIQLSLLGRFNIFNALAAIASQLCLGESLNDIAKHAHLLVPVTGRMERFGGDNSPTVVVDYAHTPDALKQALVALRQHSQGRLSVIFGCGGDRDTGKRSLMGEVAETYADDMTITNDNSRSEDPTAIATDILSGCVHPEKVQVVLDRKAAIEQAVLNATANDIILVAGKGHEDYQIIGNQTVAYDEREYVQQMFERNIT